The Caldibacillus debilis DSM 16016 genome includes a window with the following:
- a CDS encoding GNAT family N-acetyltransferase, with translation MKHEDIFKDLPTLETERLILRKMTPDDAEDVFAYASEPDVAKFVPWEVHRSLEDSRRFVDYVLKLYEAGKPAPWAIEWKENGKMIGTIDYVAWYPGHFRAEIGFILSKAYWGKGIAPEAARKVMEFGFERMGLNRIEAECMAENVQSQRALQKLGMRLEGISRQKYFIKGKFRDMALYSILKQEFEREAGKRPGARP, from the coding sequence TTGAAGCATGAAGACATCTTTAAAGATTTGCCGACATTGGAAACGGAAAGATTGATCCTCCGCAAAATGACGCCCGATGACGCGGAAGATGTGTTCGCCTATGCTTCGGAGCCGGATGTGGCCAAGTTCGTGCCGTGGGAAGTCCACCGTTCCTTGGAAGACAGCCGGAGATTTGTAGACTATGTGTTAAAGCTGTACGAGGCGGGGAAACCGGCTCCTTGGGCCATCGAATGGAAAGAAAACGGGAAGATGATCGGGACCATCGATTATGTCGCCTGGTATCCCGGCCATTTCCGGGCGGAGATCGGCTTTATATTATCGAAGGCCTATTGGGGGAAGGGCATCGCTCCGGAGGCGGCCCGGAAGGTGATGGAATTCGGCTTCGAACGGATGGGGCTCAACCGGATCGAAGCCGAATGCATGGCGGAGAATGTCCAGTCGCAAAGGGCCCTGCAAAAATTGGGGATGCGGCTGGAAGGCATCTCCCGGCAAAAATATTTCATCAAAGGGAAATTTCGGGATATGGCCCTCTATTCCATCTTGAAGCAGGAATTTGAAAGGGAGGCTGGAAAGAGGCCCGGTGCCCGGCCGTGA